The Arachis ipaensis cultivar K30076 chromosome B07, Araip1.1, whole genome shotgun sequence genomic interval ATTTTGGTGGCATTTCATTGTTGTTGCTTGCCAGATTCGTTGCATTCACACTTGTTTCGACCTTCATGCATGGTAATTCGAATGCAAACGCTGCACCGATGCCTGAGCAAGAATCTGAACCCTCAGTAGCAGCGGTTGCGACACAATCAATGCCTCCGAAAGCACCATTCAGGCCCCAGCCCAGTCTTCATCACTCCCTGCACCAAGGCCATTTAGGACCTAAGCAAACAGTTAGGAGGAAGTCTGTGACAAATAAACCCTCGGAGCCTGTGCCACCTCTCCAAAGTTGACAGCATCTCCCCTCTCCACAACAACCAACTACATCAAGAGCATCTTCACAGACTTTGGCAGCAGCAGGCAAAGCAACTCAACGACTGTTTAAGTTCATCCCCACTCCAGGACTAAACAGGCCAAGTAGTTAATGCTACATGTTTAGTCATGACAACATCAACATCTATATGTTTAATGCAACATCAACATCTTTTTGGGAAACACTGTTATTTTACAAAGTAACTCTTTTTGGAAACAATGTAATTATGTATAGCTTGCAGGCTTAAGTTATGCCTTACTTTGGCAGTAGACATGTTATTGACTTCTTTTGTCAACATTAACAACTCTTTCATGAGATTAATTTATACTTTACATATATAATCATATCTCTAAATAACTATGCCATTAACTTGCTTAGGACAATCACTTTGCTGAATATATCATAATTTAGCTTACAACATTTTTGTTTGAAAAGCATACAACAAAACAGAAACTCATCCCATACTACATTACATCATTTTTTTACCTACTTTTCAGCCAAGTTTGGCAATAACAGAAGCAAAAATTACAGAAACCACTGCAAGAATAATCAAATACAGATTaacattcttcttcctctctagATGCAATACCTTCTTCTCCAAATCAATCAGTTTCTGTTCCACTACCTTCTTCCCAAGATACACTTTCAGATCATCAACCTCGTTCTCTGTAATAAACTTCTCAAGGACTCTTATTGTTGAAACATGGTCATCCAACCATAAGAAGAACTTGCAGTGACTGGATTTTTCAGCTACATGTTCATCAttc includes:
- the LOC107607815 gene encoding uncharacterized protein LOC107607815; translated protein: MANDGASSSTRRIPLPPTVKCVEAAEERDEIAPTCRCGVYAILYKSRTTTNPNRLFFGYPFFKVSEKSSHCKFFLWLDDHVSTIRVLEKFITENEVDDLKVYLGKKVVEQKLIDLEKKVLHLERKKNVNLYLIILAVVSVIFASVIAKLG